The Sorangiineae bacterium MSr11367 genome window below encodes:
- a CDS encoding NTP transferase domain-containing protein, which produces MSTAGAQAVILAGGLATRMRPFTLKTPKAMLDVAGRPFIDWQLEKLASCGYGDVILCIAHLGDAIRDHVGDGARFGLTVRYADEGPNLLGTLGAIRNALDLLAPAFLVTYGDSYLPFDYAAPLRVLEAHEDCDGVMSVYKNEGQWDASNVVTDGTWVARYQKGVSDPAFDHIDYGAIALRRTVVAATAPGARADLAVLQEELARQKRLRAYPAGVRFFEIGSPEGLATLTDHLQLKNTP; this is translated from the coding sequence ATGAGCACCGCCGGCGCGCAAGCGGTCATCTTGGCGGGCGGCCTGGCCACGCGCATGCGCCCGTTCACCCTGAAAACGCCGAAGGCGATGCTCGACGTGGCAGGGCGCCCGTTCATCGATTGGCAGCTCGAGAAGCTCGCGTCGTGCGGCTATGGCGATGTGATTCTGTGCATCGCCCACCTGGGCGATGCCATCCGCGACCACGTCGGCGATGGGGCCCGTTTCGGATTGACCGTGCGCTACGCCGACGAAGGGCCGAACTTGCTCGGTACGCTGGGGGCGATTCGGAACGCGCTCGATCTTTTGGCGCCCGCGTTCCTGGTCACCTACGGCGACAGCTACCTGCCCTTCGACTACGCCGCCCCGCTCCGCGTCCTCGAGGCGCACGAGGACTGCGACGGCGTAATGAGCGTCTACAAGAACGAAGGCCAGTGGGATGCTTCGAACGTCGTCACCGATGGAACGTGGGTAGCGCGCTACCAAAAGGGCGTGAGCGATCCGGCGTTCGATCACATCGATTACGGGGCTATCGCATTGCGTCGAACCGTGGTGGCGGCAACGGCACCGGGTGCACGCGCCGATCTGGCCGTTCTCCAAGAGGAGCTCGCCCGGCAGAAGCGTTTACGAGCCTATCCAGCTGGGGTAAGGTTCTTCGAAATCGGCTCGCCCGAAGGGTTGGCCA
- a CDS encoding glycosyltransferase family 9 protein, whose protein sequence is MFNVSVMRWIDDKAGNLACNAFALKKRLLSVLERTKGGAPQEFKKIAVMKFFGFGSVIVSSPALVALRESFPEAEILFVTFKSNKEILDILNIADRALFIDTSNLPSFVASTLEVAAKLRREKVDLALDLEFFAKFPLVLANLAGIKLSAGYYLTQEHWRRTLLDVPGSYNHYFHTKDIFLSLVYLLRTGDLYYVGFDAFRKRYKYPNIEIRPQDLERVRTILRENGVDGDVIVLNPNSSVDLAPEVRKWPEERYGELVDRILAENPQAHVVLIGAKSEASYVGRVRAHAHGDRVVSLAGKLTLRELAALFSITTLFVTNDSGPMHLACLTDTPIVGLFFGDTPTLFAPLASRVEVVAPSLYCIPMFTVYNGKDVFAGRPAETVLNVPAQTVSVDDVMAKVRSLMAFVQSSNDLDSDLPTVH, encoded by the coding sequence ATGTTCAACGTCAGTGTGATGCGGTGGATCGACGACAAAGCGGGCAATCTGGCCTGCAACGCGTTCGCGCTCAAGAAGCGGCTTCTCTCCGTTCTGGAGCGCACGAAGGGCGGCGCGCCCCAAGAGTTCAAGAAGATCGCCGTGATGAAGTTCTTCGGGTTCGGCTCGGTCATTGTTTCGTCCCCCGCGCTCGTGGCGCTGCGCGAGAGCTTTCCCGAGGCGGAGATCCTCTTCGTCACGTTCAAGTCGAACAAAGAGATCCTCGACATTCTGAACATTGCCGATCGCGCGCTCTTCATCGACACCTCGAACTTGCCGTCGTTCGTGGCCTCGACGCTCGAGGTTGCGGCCAAGTTGCGCCGCGAGAAGGTGGATCTCGCGCTCGATTTGGAATTCTTTGCCAAGTTCCCGCTGGTGCTCGCCAACCTGGCGGGCATCAAACTGAGCGCCGGGTACTACCTCACGCAGGAACATTGGCGCCGGACGTTGCTCGACGTGCCCGGTTCCTACAATCACTATTTCCACACGAAAGACATCTTCCTTTCGTTGGTTTACCTGCTTCGGACGGGCGATCTTTATTATGTGGGGTTCGACGCATTTCGAAAGCGGTACAAGTACCCGAACATCGAAATACGCCCGCAGGACTTGGAGCGCGTGCGGACCATCCTGCGGGAGAATGGCGTCGACGGGGACGTCATCGTGCTGAATCCGAATTCCTCGGTCGACCTCGCGCCGGAGGTGCGAAAGTGGCCCGAAGAGCGCTACGGCGAATTGGTCGATCGGATCCTGGCCGAAAACCCCCAGGCGCACGTGGTTCTCATTGGTGCAAAGTCCGAAGCGTCCTACGTGGGCCGGGTGCGCGCGCATGCCCATGGCGATCGCGTCGTCTCGCTGGCGGGGAAGCTGACGTTGCGGGAGCTCGCCGCGCTTTTTTCGATCACGACGTTGTTCGTCACCAACGACAGCGGTCCCATGCACCTCGCGTGTTTGACCGATACGCCCATCGTCGGCCTATTTTTCGGCGACACACCGACGCTCTTCGCGCCGCTGGCGTCGCGCGTCGAGGTGGTGGCGCCCTCGCTGTACTGCATCCCCATGTTCACCGTGTACAATGGGAAAGACGTATTTGCGGGGCGGCCCGCCGAAACGGTGCTCAACGTGCCTGCCCAAACGGTATCCGTGGACGACGTCATGGCGAAGGTGCGGTCACTGATGGCCTTCGTGCAATCGTCGAACGATCTCGATAGCGATCTGCCAACCGTTCACTAA
- a CDS encoding adenylyltransferase/cytidyltransferase family protein, which yields MSRSAKEVDLAELIELRRIWRAEGHTVVWTNGNFDVFHIGHLESLRAARKFGTVLVVGVNSDEAIRVAKAAKAHARPVFPVAERVEVLAALELVDHVLVFDEATPEHVLSLVQPDVHCKGADYAPPNGAPIPEAATVAAYGGRVEFLPLVPGRSSTDTLARLIDGS from the coding sequence GTGTCGCGTTCCGCCAAGGAGGTCGACTTGGCGGAGCTGATCGAGCTTCGCCGCATCTGGCGCGCGGAAGGTCACACCGTCGTTTGGACGAACGGGAACTTCGACGTCTTTCACATCGGTCACCTCGAATCCCTGCGTGCCGCGCGAAAGTTCGGGACGGTGCTGGTCGTGGGCGTCAATTCCGACGAGGCCATTCGCGTCGCCAAGGCGGCAAAGGCCCATGCCCGGCCCGTGTTTCCCGTGGCGGAGCGCGTCGAGGTGCTCGCCGCGCTCGAACTCGTCGACCATGTTCTCGTCTTCGACGAAGCGACCCCGGAGCACGTTCTGTCGCTCGTTCAACCGGATGTCCATTGCAAGGGCGCCGACTACGCACCTCCGAACGGCGCCCCCATTCCGGAGGCCGCCACCGTCGCCGCGTACGGCGGGCGCGTGGAATTTCTGCCCCTCGTCCCGGGCCGCTCCTCGACCGACACCCTTGCTCGTCTGATCGATGGCTCGTAG
- the rfbG gene encoding CDP-glucose 4,6-dehydratase has protein sequence MELQRGTVEHMAMLDPSQTNVPTGEELERTYRGRRVLVTGHTGFKGSWLTSWLRELGAQVTGFALAPGTEPSMFDVLALEERCHRHVIGDVRDADAVRACVRDAEPEIVFHLAAQALVRESYERPLETLATNVMGTAHLLEALRQEKSNAAVVVVTSDKCYENQEWDYGYREDEPMGGHDVYSMSKGAAELVVSSWRRSFFEPAIAAGTEGVWLASARAGNVIGGGDFAKDRIVPDVLRALSAKQPVFVRNPRSVRPWQHVLEPLGGYLLLGARLCTGSAEERSRICQAWNFGPETGDTRTVAALVESFIHSFGEGEWKDGHRPGELHEAKLLRLSIEKAHARLGWRPRWAFPQTVQATASWYAAWHRGAGRDELRNLTAEQIRQYVLG, from the coding sequence GTGGAGCTCCAGCGAGGCACCGTGGAGCACATGGCCATGCTCGACCCATCGCAAACCAACGTTCCCACCGGCGAAGAGCTCGAGCGCACGTACCGCGGCCGGCGCGTACTGGTCACCGGCCACACGGGCTTCAAAGGCAGTTGGCTCACATCGTGGCTCCGAGAGCTCGGCGCCCAGGTTACCGGCTTCGCACTCGCACCGGGGACGGAGCCCTCGATGTTCGACGTGCTGGCACTCGAGGAACGCTGCCATCGGCACGTGATCGGAGACGTGCGCGATGCCGACGCCGTTCGAGCTTGCGTGCGCGACGCGGAGCCGGAGATCGTCTTTCACCTTGCTGCGCAAGCACTCGTCCGTGAGAGCTACGAGCGTCCGCTCGAGACGCTGGCGACCAACGTGATGGGGACGGCGCACCTTCTCGAAGCCTTGCGCCAAGAGAAGTCGAACGCTGCCGTCGTCGTCGTGACGAGCGACAAGTGTTACGAGAACCAGGAGTGGGACTACGGCTATCGCGAAGACGAGCCGATGGGCGGTCACGACGTCTACTCGATGAGCAAAGGCGCCGCCGAACTGGTCGTATCCAGTTGGCGCCGCTCGTTCTTCGAGCCAGCCATTGCCGCCGGCACCGAGGGCGTGTGGTTGGCGTCCGCGCGTGCCGGAAACGTCATTGGAGGCGGCGACTTTGCCAAGGACCGCATCGTGCCGGACGTCTTGCGTGCCTTGAGTGCCAAGCAGCCCGTGTTCGTGCGCAACCCTCGATCCGTCCGGCCCTGGCAGCATGTTCTCGAACCGCTCGGCGGCTATTTGCTGCTCGGCGCACGCCTTTGCACCGGCTCGGCGGAGGAGCGCTCCCGGATCTGCCAAGCGTGGAACTTCGGCCCCGAGACGGGCGATACGCGAACGGTGGCCGCCCTGGTGGAGTCCTTCATCCACTCGTTCGGAGAGGGCGAGTGGAAGGACGGCCATCGCCCCGGCGAACTGCACGAGGCCAAGCTGCTGCGTTTGAGCATCGAAAAGGCGCACGCACGCCTTGGCTGGCGTCCCCGATGGGCCTTTCCGCAAACCGTGCAGGCGACGGCGTCGTGGTACGCCGCATGGCACCGCGGGGCGGGGCGTGACGAGCTTCGGAACCTCACGGCCGAGCAAATACGTCAGTACGTGCTCGGCTGA
- a CDS encoding NAD-dependent epimerase/dehydratase family protein, whose product MRIVVTGAAGFVGSHLSERLVALGHDVVGIDRFTDYYPRAAKEKNLERLRDEPRFSLSEVDLGTADLEPVLDGAEVIFHQAAQPGVRASWGRTFDAYLRDNVLATQRLLEAAKSRRGSPVRRVVYASSSSVYGNIDELPMRESSVTRPFSPYGVTKLAAEHLCELYRMNHGIPTTSLRYFTVYGPRQRPDMAFHKFIVAARRGEKIPLFGDGEQTRDFTFVGDVVEANIAAMNATEGGVFNIGGGSRVTMNQVLATLGEVVGPLNIEHGNKQLGDVNHTWADTTRARTLLGFAPKVTLAEGLRAEAEWLSAVST is encoded by the coding sequence ATGCGTATCGTCGTCACTGGAGCAGCAGGGTTCGTGGGATCGCACTTGTCCGAGAGGCTCGTGGCGCTTGGCCACGACGTCGTCGGCATCGACCGATTCACCGACTACTACCCGCGCGCGGCGAAGGAGAAGAACCTCGAGCGACTGCGCGACGAGCCGCGTTTTTCTCTCTCGGAGGTGGATCTCGGCACGGCGGATCTCGAGCCCGTGCTCGATGGGGCCGAGGTCATCTTCCACCAAGCGGCGCAGCCCGGTGTGCGGGCGAGCTGGGGACGCACCTTCGACGCGTACCTTCGCGACAACGTGCTTGCCACGCAGCGCCTGCTCGAGGCCGCGAAGTCGCGGCGTGGCAGTCCCGTGCGACGCGTGGTGTATGCGTCGTCGTCGTCGGTCTATGGCAACATCGACGAGCTGCCCATGCGCGAATCGAGCGTCACGCGGCCGTTTTCACCGTACGGCGTGACGAAGCTCGCGGCCGAGCACCTGTGCGAGCTCTATCGCATGAACCACGGCATCCCCACGACGTCGCTGCGCTACTTCACCGTGTATGGCCCGCGCCAGCGGCCCGACATGGCGTTTCACAAGTTCATCGTCGCGGCCCGGCGCGGGGAGAAAATCCCGCTCTTCGGCGACGGCGAGCAGACCCGCGACTTCACCTTCGTGGGTGACGTGGTCGAGGCCAACATCGCCGCGATGAACGCGACCGAGGGCGGCGTGTTCAACATCGGCGGTGGCTCCCGCGTCACCATGAACCAGGTGCTCGCGACGCTCGGCGAGGTCGTGGGCCCGCTGAACATCGAACACGGCAACAAGCAACTCGGCGATGTGAACCACACGTGGGCCGACACGACCCGCGCGCGCACCCTCCTCGGCTTCGCCCCGAAGGTCACCTTGGCCGAGGGCCTCCGCGCCGAGGCCGAGTGGCTCTCCGCCGTCTCTACTTAG
- a CDS encoding FkbM family methyltransferase — translation MLGVPKNEKPTWLSRLAARPEVHRAIRTFRLQEVTSVALKVRPIKRRLPNSGAEYRVRYLESFLMADEIFRRRIYREAFEGLDVRSFVDLGSNVGYFPIFAAELTGRRDLVGIAVDGNRAMTDETQWHIDHNRFANVKALWGIVGYPSDVKEATFYLNPSNVSCSAQPVLNPDVPSKGAIKEVTVPTVDVARAWKEHAGDQRVDVLKIDVEGFEREVLGTCGDLLARTSSVVVEWHKWIASEGEVESLLRDRGFERFRTISEDPYCGVAVYRPRAS, via the coding sequence ATGCTCGGCGTCCCGAAGAACGAGAAACCTACGTGGCTCAGCCGTCTTGCAGCACGCCCCGAGGTTCACCGCGCGATCCGCACGTTTCGTCTGCAGGAAGTGACGAGCGTGGCGCTGAAGGTCCGGCCCATCAAGCGGCGGCTTCCCAACTCGGGTGCGGAGTACCGCGTCCGCTATTTGGAAAGCTTCCTCATGGCCGACGAGATCTTTCGACGCCGAATCTACCGTGAAGCCTTCGAAGGCCTCGACGTCAGGTCGTTCGTCGACCTCGGGTCGAACGTCGGCTATTTCCCGATTTTCGCCGCCGAACTCACCGGGCGTCGCGATCTCGTGGGCATCGCGGTCGATGGCAATCGCGCGATGACCGACGAGACCCAGTGGCACATCGATCACAATCGCTTTGCCAACGTGAAGGCTCTCTGGGGCATCGTCGGGTATCCCAGCGACGTCAAAGAGGCGACGTTCTATTTGAATCCGTCGAACGTATCGTGCTCGGCCCAGCCGGTGCTCAACCCCGATGTGCCGTCGAAGGGGGCCATCAAAGAGGTGACCGTGCCCACCGTCGATGTGGCCCGCGCCTGGAAAGAGCACGCCGGCGACCAGCGGGTGGACGTTCTCAAGATCGACGTGGAAGGCTTCGAGCGCGAAGTCCTCGGCACCTGCGGCGACCTGCTCGCGCGCACGTCGTCCGTCGTCGTCGAGTGGCACAAGTGGATCGCCTCCGAGGGCGAGGTGGAGTCGCTGCTGCGCGATCGCGGGTTCGAGCGATTCCGCACGATCAGCGAGGATCCGTATTGCGGAGTCGCCGTGTACCGCCCGCGCGCGTCCTAA
- a CDS encoding NAD-dependent epimerase/dehydratase family protein, translating to MRFFVIGGAGFIGSHLVDRLVERGSVTVFDNLTIGKQAFIEGPLASGKATLVQGDALDLDALTRSMAGHDVVFHLAANPEARWGLERTRLDLEQGTIATYNALEAARLAGVAKFVFSSSGTVYGNTAAACGETDLGNLPISLYGASKFAGESLLAAYVECFKLRGYILRFGNVVGPRGTHGAILDFCKKLREHPEYLDVLGDGRQAKPYLHVTDCAAGILHVLDHGPDPLNVYNLAPPDWTSVARIAELCVAASPNPAARIEFGGGKQGWPGDVPVSRINPEKLASLGFRVRHTSDAAVELSVKQVAAEVFG from the coding sequence ATGCGTTTCTTCGTCATTGGCGGGGCCGGCTTCATCGGCAGTCATTTGGTCGACCGGCTCGTGGAGCGTGGATCGGTCACGGTTTTCGACAACCTCACCATTGGAAAACAGGCGTTCATCGAAGGTCCGCTGGCCAGTGGCAAGGCCACGCTGGTGCAGGGCGATGCGCTCGATCTCGATGCGCTGACCCGCAGCATGGCCGGGCACGACGTCGTGTTTCATCTGGCCGCGAATCCCGAGGCGCGCTGGGGCCTCGAGCGCACGCGGCTCGACCTCGAGCAGGGCACCATTGCCACCTACAACGCGCTGGAGGCGGCGCGCCTCGCGGGCGTGGCCAAGTTCGTCTTCTCCTCGAGCGGCACCGTTTACGGCAACACGGCAGCGGCCTGTGGCGAGACCGACCTGGGCAACCTTCCCATTTCTCTCTACGGCGCGAGCAAGTTCGCCGGAGAATCGCTGCTCGCGGCCTACGTGGAGTGCTTCAAGCTGCGCGGCTACATCTTGCGCTTCGGCAACGTCGTCGGCCCCCGCGGCACGCATGGCGCGATTCTCGACTTCTGCAAGAAGCTGCGCGAACACCCGGAGTACCTCGACGTGCTCGGCGACGGGCGCCAGGCCAAGCCGTATCTCCATGTGACGGATTGCGCGGCCGGCATTCTTCACGTGCTGGATCACGGGCCCGACCCGCTCAACGTCTACAACCTGGCCCCGCCGGATTGGACGAGCGTCGCCCGCATCGCCGAACTCTGCGTCGCCGCCTCGCCGAATCCCGCAGCGCGCATCGAATTCGGCGGCGGAAAGCAAGGCTGGCCGGGCGACGTCCCCGTCTCGCGCATCAACCCGGAGAAGCTCGCATCCCTCGGATTCCGCGTGCGACACACCTCCGACGCGGCCGTCGAATTGAGTGTGAAACAGGTCGCTGCGGAAGTCTTTGGATGA
- a CDS encoding HAD family hydrolase, protein MARRALFLDRDGTVIVDTGYPRDPRSVQLLDGAIAAMKEARDLGYALIVVSNQSGVARGIITPEQLASVHSRMVDLLAAEGVVLDGAYYCTHGPDDGCICRKPRPGLIVDAAREHQFDLAASLLVGDKASDVAAGEAAGCASFQLGTWVEALAWVRARSRGIGGRNG, encoded by the coding sequence ATGGCTCGTAGAGCGCTTTTTCTCGACCGCGACGGGACGGTGATCGTCGATACGGGCTACCCGCGCGATCCGCGGAGCGTGCAGCTCTTGGACGGGGCCATCGCCGCGATGAAGGAGGCGCGCGATCTCGGCTATGCCCTCATCGTGGTCAGCAATCAATCGGGCGTGGCACGCGGAATCATCACGCCGGAGCAACTCGCATCCGTGCACAGCCGCATGGTCGACCTTCTCGCGGCGGAAGGCGTCGTGCTCGACGGCGCGTACTATTGCACGCACGGCCCGGACGACGGCTGCATCTGCCGAAAGCCGCGTCCGGGATTGATCGTCGATGCGGCCCGCGAACACCAATTCGACCTGGCCGCGTCGCTCCTCGTCGGGGACAAGGCGAGCGACGTCGCCGCCGGGGAGGCTGCGGGCTGTGCCTCGTTCCAGCTCGGGACGTGGGTGGAGGCCCTGGCGTGGGTGCGCGCTCGGTCGCGTGGTATCGGTGGGAGAAACGGATGA
- a CDS encoding glycosyltransferase family 2 protein, translating into MTIVCPVFNEETTVPLFYDRLSAAIALMSDRVRFELLFVNNRSTDGTLAEIHKIQARDPRVGVITLSRNFGYQASITAGMRTARGDAIVNIDVDCEDPPEMIPRFIERWLDGADVAYGIREKREEFFLMHLARKLFYRGTRMVADHEIVLDMAEFFLVDKRVRDFVLATKSTFPFVRGQVGYVGFRREGIPYKRQRRISGTTHYNLVSATRFGVGGILSSSTMPLRVLGYVGVVGFLLDCLGAIALLVGGDTLEVRTMVRVLFAFMALHAGWLVLAAGTLGIYLARVYKDTIELPLYVVDEKLSSLPLESRQ; encoded by the coding sequence GTGACCATCGTCTGCCCCGTGTTCAACGAGGAGACGACGGTGCCGCTTTTCTACGATCGGTTGTCAGCGGCCATTGCTCTCATGAGCGACCGAGTGCGGTTCGAGCTGCTCTTCGTCAACAACCGATCCACCGATGGCACCCTCGCGGAGATTCATAAGATTCAAGCGCGCGATCCGCGCGTGGGCGTCATCACATTGAGTCGCAATTTCGGTTATCAAGCGTCGATCACGGCCGGGATGCGCACCGCGCGCGGGGACGCCATCGTCAACATCGACGTCGATTGTGAGGACCCGCCGGAGATGATCCCTCGCTTCATCGAAAGGTGGCTCGACGGCGCCGATGTCGCGTACGGAATCCGGGAGAAACGCGAAGAGTTCTTCCTCATGCACCTCGCGCGCAAGCTCTTCTATCGCGGCACGCGCATGGTGGCCGATCACGAAATCGTGCTCGATATGGCGGAATTCTTCCTGGTGGACAAGCGAGTCCGTGATTTCGTGCTCGCCACGAAGTCGACGTTTCCCTTCGTCCGCGGCCAAGTCGGTTACGTCGGTTTTCGCCGAGAAGGAATCCCGTACAAGCGGCAGCGGCGCATCAGCGGAACGACGCACTACAATCTCGTGTCGGCGACGCGTTTCGGAGTCGGGGGCATTCTCTCGTCGTCCACGATGCCGCTGCGCGTGCTCGGTTACGTGGGGGTCGTCGGGTTCCTCCTCGATTGCCTCGGGGCCATTGCGCTGCTGGTCGGAGGCGACACCCTCGAGGTGCGGACCATGGTCCGCGTCTTGTTTGCCTTCATGGCGCTGCACGCTGGCTGGCTCGTCCTAGCCGCGGGCACGCTGGGCATCTACCTCGCGCGCGTCTACAAGGATACGATCGAATTGCCTCTCTATGTCGTCGACGAGAAGTTGTCGTCGCTGCCCTTGGAATCAAGGCAGTGA
- the rfaE1 gene encoding D-glycero-beta-D-manno-heptose-7-phosphate kinase — translation MIVDLAKLLGRRVLVIGDLMLDEFVDGEVLRISPEAPVPVLEVTGRTHRPGGAANAAANVGSLGGRPALAGIVGADREGDILQRELRAGSVDLAAIVPDASRPTTHKMRIIARGQQVVRIDHESREPLAESVHGELVARCVRAMADHDACIISDYNKGVVSPALCNAVIQAAGGKPVVVDPKRRDFKAYRGATVVTPNLNELEAATGIAANTDDDVVAAGRSLLASLGGGAVLATRGARGMTLIVPDKAPLHLPATAREVFDVTGAGDTVVSTLGLALAAGVPLDVAVAVANQAAGIAVGKKGTATVFAHELQRVLG, via the coding sequence ATGATCGTCGATCTGGCCAAGCTCTTGGGGCGTCGTGTGCTCGTCATCGGGGATCTCATGCTCGATGAGTTCGTGGACGGCGAGGTGCTGCGCATCTCGCCGGAAGCCCCCGTTCCCGTGCTCGAGGTGACCGGCCGAACCCACCGCCCCGGCGGTGCCGCGAATGCCGCGGCCAACGTGGGAAGCCTCGGTGGGCGGCCCGCGCTCGCGGGGATCGTCGGCGCGGATCGCGAAGGCGACATCTTGCAGCGGGAACTCCGTGCGGGCTCCGTGGACCTCGCGGCGATCGTGCCCGATGCGTCGCGGCCGACCACGCACAAGATGCGCATCATCGCGCGCGGGCAACAAGTCGTGCGCATCGATCACGAATCCCGCGAACCCCTCGCGGAGTCCGTTCACGGGGAGCTGGTCGCCCGGTGCGTTCGGGCCATGGCGGATCACGACGCGTGCATCATCTCCGACTACAACAAGGGTGTCGTCTCCCCCGCCTTGTGCAACGCGGTCATCCAGGCTGCGGGCGGCAAGCCGGTCGTCGTCGACCCCAAGCGGCGCGATTTCAAGGCGTACCGCGGAGCCACCGTCGTGACCCCCAACCTGAACGAGCTGGAGGCGGCGACGGGTATCGCTGCGAACACCGACGACGATGTCGTGGCCGCCGGGCGGTCTCTGCTCGCATCGCTCGGAGGCGGCGCGGTTCTGGCCACACGCGGGGCCCGCGGGATGACCCTCATCGTGCCGGACAAGGCTCCCCTCCATCTGCCGGCCACGGCGCGGGAGGTCTTCGATGTGACCGGCGCGGGGGACACGGTGGTGAGCACCCTGGGGCTGGCCCTGGCCGCCGGCGTTCCCCTCGACGTCGCCGTGGCGGTCGCCAATCAAGCGGCCGGAATCGCCGTTGGGAAGAAGGGGACGGCCACCGTTTTCGCCCACGAGCTTCAGAGGGTTTTGGGCTAA